A genome region from Epinephelus moara isolate mb unplaced genomic scaffold, YSFRI_EMoa_1.0 scaffold1799, whole genome shotgun sequence includes the following:
- the LOC126387064 gene encoding trace amine-associated receptor 1-like gives MQRGGSLIPDWXVITIFGNLLVIIAVLYFQQLHTPTNYLILSLAVADLLVGIIVFPFSLAFSVSSCLYHEGLFYRYYAVCQPLTYNIRINHRVIVVMILVSWGVSALIGISVIIAGLNNEKCNERCLIDVLIENTVGPILSFYLPVIIMLCIYLKIFLVAKRQARSIRNTTCQNTKSGATVSKMERKATKTLAIVLGVFLLCWTPFFLCITFLPLINDSVPISMIETLNWLTLSNSMLNPFIYAFFYSWFRSAFRMIISGKIFQGDYTDSKLS, from the exons ATGCAAAGAGGAGGCAGTCTCATTCCTGATTGGNCTGTTATAACAATATTTGGAAACCTTCTTGTTATCATCGCTGTCCTTTATTTCCAACAGCTCCACACTCCTACAAATTACCTTATTCTTTCTCTGGCTGTGGCTGACCTGCTTGTTGGGATCATAGTTTTTCCTTTTAGCTTGGCCTTCTCAGTTAGCTCATGTTTGTATCATGAGGGTTTATTTT ACAGATATTATGCAGTGTGTCAGCCTCTGACATATAACATCAGAATAAACCATCGTGTAATTGTGGTCATGATCCTGGTGAGCTGGGGGGTTTCTGCTCTAATTGGAATTAGTGTCATAATTGCTGGattaaacaatgaaaaatgtaatgaaagaTGTTTAATTGATGTTCTCATAGAAAACACTGTTGGAcccattttatcattttatctccCAGTGATCATAATGCTCTGTATCTACCTGAAGATTTTCCTTGTTGCAAAGAGACAGGCACGCAGCATCAGGAACACAACATGTCAGAACACAAAGTCTGGAGCAACTGTCAGTAAGATGGAAAGAAAAGCCACCAAAACTCTGGCTATTGTTTTAGgagtttttcttttatgttggactcctttctttctttgtataACCTTTCTGCCCCTCATTAATGATTCAGTGCCGATTTCTATGATTGAAACTCTTAACTGGCTGACGCTGTCAAACTCAATGCTCAATCCATTTATTTATGCTTTCTTTTACAGCTGGTTCAGATCAGCTTTCAGAATGATCATTTCTGGGAAAATATTTCAGGGAGATTATACTGATTCAAAACTTTCTTGA